GCTTCGTCTCGGCTAACGAGATGAGTTCCCAGATAGACAGGATACTCGAAGAACAAGACGGACAGTCTGGGCAGTAGGACAAGAACAAGACGTATATCCGTAGAGTAGATACTCTTTTTCACGTTATGTTAGAGACGGCATATGAGCCCCTGATCCATATGCAGCCGCCCCGGATAGAGGGCACTCCGCTTGACTCTGCGATACACACAGTTACTCTCATACTCTCGGCAGGTATCTTTGTAGTATCCGCACTCGCATACTACAAGAGACGCAACAGACGTTTTCTCTTCATATTCGCGGGCTTCGGTCTGTTTTTCATGAAAGAAGTATCCTTCATGTTCGGAGTCATCATAAATTTCCCTTATAAAACCACGGTCGGAGTCACACATATACTCAATCTATTCGTCCTAGTCCTCTTCTTCTTTGGTCTCCTTAGATGAGGACTTAATTTATGTACCATTATTACAATTTGAATAAGTCATGGAAATTCTTAAATATAGATAGAGGCAACCAAAAGTAGGTATGGTGGACAGACGCCATCTTATTATAGGAGCAGTAGTAGGTCTAGTGATGCTCGCCGGCTGTACAGGCGGCGGTGGTGGGGGTAGCGGGGGAGCAGAAGCATCGGGAGGGGGCGGCTCGGGCGAGGTAGCCACGAGCAATGAGCTTATATCGATAGGCTCGAACCCTGTGACCGTCGGAGCAGGACGTTCGACGTCAGTTGAGGTCACTGCAAAAGAAAGCGCGCCGGGAGACGTCACCATAGAGACAGCGAGCGTCCCGTCGGGGATGTCTGCGAGTCTCGGAAGCAACACGGTTTCGCCGGGTAGCTCGACACAGCTCAAGATAACTGAGAAGTCGGGACAAGCAATGCAGCAGTACAAGATGGATCTGAAGGCGTCGTCGGGCGACACCTCGTCGACTCTTCAGGTCACCGTAGAGACTGCGCCCCCGACGTGCTGATCTGAGAGCCAGATATAAGATACTCTCACGTCTCTTTTTATATACTGATGAAAACTAAGAAACTCTTAGTCGCCGTAGCCGTCTTAGCCGTGGCTCTTGCGGGCTGTATGGGTAACACACAGCCGAGCGGAGACAGAACGTCGTCCTCCGAACTACAGTCTAACGCGACGGTCGACGACGCTCTGAGACTCCTCAACGAGTCTGTCTCTAATGTCGAAGACGCGCCCGTTCTCTTTGTATTCGGGAAGGATGTCTCAGTCGATGAGCTTGAAGAAGACATGATCCAGGCGCGTGATAAGGCACAGAGAGCGCGTGAGATAGCCGAGACACTCGAAGATGGGGGGAAGATAGAGACTGAAAAGGCAAGCCGTCTGAAGGCGACTGCAGATGTCATCATCGGTGTCGCAGAGGGTGACATAGCCCACGCCAGAGCACACAAGTATCTTGAAAACGCGAGGAGTCACTTGAGACAGGCGTCGACGAACAACATCAAGCCACTCAACAGAGCTCTCGAAGACGTCGAGACAGCGAGACAGAAGCTCAACAAGTCGCAGTCCATCTACGCCGAGACGAATGCGAGTCTGGCACAGTTGGACGATCCCACGGTAAATATAACCCCCGTGCGTAACCACCTCATCTACCAACACGAGGAACATATGCCGTTCATGAGACCTCTTGGGAACGGTTGGGTGTCGTACGTCGAGGGTCTCAGATCCCTTTACACGGGTCTCGGGACAGTATCCGTCTACCTCGAAGACGGAAGACTTCCGGAGGAGAGATGGAGAGACGCGTCCGAGAGTTTTGAGGCAGCTAAAGAGAATTTCAACCAGTCTCTGAGAAGTTTCGACGAGTACATGGAGATCAAGCCCGCCAGGGGAAAAGGATCGATACAGAGGGGCCAGGCGGAGGCGTTTATATCGAGTCTCAGAACCTTACGCCAGACCGCAACAGAGTTCCGACGTGCCGCCGACGCGGGTGCTGAGGGCAACACTAACCTCGCCGACAAGAGGATACAGGAAGCGCGACGCCTCTTAGGCGAGGTCTCAGGCTGAGAGATTTTTTGTCGGACAGAATAGATTTTTATCTAAATTTGAGGGCAAGACCCCTTCCTTAAGGAGCGAACGAAACACCGTGGAGTGAGCGAGTAGGGAGGGGATACGCCCGACAAACCCAAAGCCCACAAGATATAAATACTATTCTAACAAATAATGTAATAGAATGGTTCAGACGCTCCAGCAAAACCTTCGTGGGCTATCCGCCGACGAGTACGAGGTACTACGGAGCATGAGCCATCTCTCGAAAAACCTCTACAATAAAACGCTCTACGAAGTCCGACAGTACTACTTCGACAACGGCGAGTACCTCAACTACTACGATGCCTACGACCAGTTGAAGACCAACTGGAACTACGAGGTGCTCCCAAGTCAAGTCGCTCAACAGACGATGAAACAAGTCGATAGAGGGTTCAAGTCCTTCTTCAAGCTCGTAGAGAAGCAACGAGAAAACAAGTACGACGCCGACGTAAGTCCTCCATCGTACCTGCCGAAAGATGGATTCTACACGCTGGAGTTCCCGTCGCAATCGTTCCAAGTCAAAGACGACCATATTCGCCTCGGTATCCCGTACTCGTACCGCGACGAGTTCGATTGTGACCTGACAGAAATCAAAATTCCGTTCACGTACGAAGACGTGCAAGAAGCGAACGTCAAACGTGTACAAATCCTACCACGAGCTGATGCACAGTACTTCGAGTACCGTGTCTTGTACGAGCAAGACGTAGAGGAAATCGAGACGGTCGAAGGGTCGTGGCTCGGTATCGACCTTGGAGTGGACAATCTGGCGACGTGTGTTGACCATCGAGGTCGTTCATTCATCGTGGATGGACGACACCTCAAATCTCAAAATCGATGGTTCAACAAGCGCATCGCCCACTACCAGTCCATCAAGGACAAGCAAGGTATCGACGGCACGACCCAACGCATTGAAAAACTGCACCAGCAGCGCCGGTACGCCATCAACGACTACCTCAACAAAGCCGTTCGACTCATCACTGATTACTGCATCGAACACCATATCGACACAGTGTACGTTGGTGATGGGAAGGGCTGGAAGCAAAATGTGAATCTCGGCGATAAGACGAATCAGAACTTCGTCCAGATTCCATTCGATAAGCTCAAGCAGAAACTCAAGCACAAGCTCGAAGCTCGTGGTATTACGTTCGAGTTAGTGCCTGAATCCCACACGTCAAAATGCTCGTTCTACGACGAGGAACCTGTTGAACATCACGAGGAGTACGTTGGTGAGCGAGTTACGCGAGGCTTGTTCGAGGCGTCGGATGGTACTCGATACAATGCTGATGTAAACGGTGCAGTGAACATGGCTCGAAAAGCCACAGGTAAGCCCAATTCAGAACTTTTCAGTTCTGAGGAGGGTGTAGAGCGGGCTGTGGACGCCCCACAGCGAATAAGCCTCTCCGACTTGGAACAGAGTTGGACTCTGAAGGAAACTTCGCTGGAAGCCCCGCCCTTAACGAGCGAGCCCACCAGGGCAAGCGAGTAGGGCGGGGTGGTTCACGTCTTCTATTCTGTCTTAGTTGTATGTCGGACAGAACTCAGCGAACGCGCAGATGGTTTCTGAAAGCCACTTCTGTCGGAATAGCGGGTATAGCGGGATGCATGGGTGGCGGTGGGGATGGAGATGGGACGAACGACTCACAGCCTCAGAACCAGACTGACACGAACCAGAACGAGACACAGCCTGTCGAGAATGTGACTGACACGGATCAGAATGAAACAGAGACACAGACACAGGAGGCGGAGAACGAGTCTGAGACCGACGACGCGGCTCAGGAGGCTCCCGCCGTCGAGGACAGATGGCTGTCGTTCCAGAAGAACTCTTCTAACTCGGGATACAACCCCGCGACACAGATACCTCCTAAGTTCCCCGAGAGAGACTGGTCGTTCTCGATAGGTAGTGAGGTCACCGGCACTCCCGTAGTCGACGACTCGGTACTCTACATAGGAGGCACAGACGGAACGGTCTATGCCTACAACGCCACGATAGGAAACCAGAGATGGAGCGTCAGCCTCGGCGACGAGATAAGAGCCTCTCCCGCAGTCAGCCAAGACGGCTCGACGGTCTNNNNNNNNNNNNNNNNNNNNNNNNNNNNNNNNNNNNNNNNNNNNNNNNNNNNNNNNNNNNNNNNNNNNNNNNNNNNNNNNNNNNNNNNNNNNNNNNNNNNCTCGGCGACGAGATAAGAGCCTCTCCCGCAGTCAGCCAAGACGGCTCGACGGTCTATGCCGGAACAGTCGGAGGCGACCTCTACGCCATCGACAGTTCCAACGGCACTCCTGAGTGGGAGTTCTCGACACGTGACGAGATACATACAGCACCCGCTGTCTACGACGGAACAGTCTACATAGGGAGCACCGACGGACGTGTCTACGCCGTCGACGCCGAGTCGGGTGAGGAAGCCTGGAACAGCAACCAGCAGTACGCAGTCCGCGTCTCGCCCGCGGTCGACGAGTCGGGTGTCTACACCGCAAGCGACATCGGTCAGGTAATTTCGTTCACTATGGACGGAAGTATGAGATGGGGTAAGAGCTACGAGATAGAGGCAGCACCTACTCTCGGAGACGACAGCCTGTATGTCGGAAGTACCGACGGTAGCCTCTACTCCCTGTCGAAGAACGACGGCTCCGAGAACTGGAGCTTTGAGACGGGGGACAAGATTCTTACTTCACCCGCCTTAGCCGAGGGGGTCGTCTACTTCGGGAGCCTCGACGGAAGCCTCTACGCAGTTGACGCCGAGTCGGGAGAAGAGGTCTGGAGCTTCTCCGCGGGGAGTGAGATAAGATCCTCGCCTGCTGTTACGGCTGAGACCGTCTGTTTCGGAAGCTCCAACGGAAATATATATGCGGTGTCGAGAGACGACGCGTCGGAGGTCTGGAGTCTCAAGACACGTTACGGCACGAGGTCGTCGCCCGCTGTGGTAGGAGAAAGAGTCTTTCTCGGAAACCAGAACGGCAATCTCTTCTCTATAACCGGCAGCTTCTAGAGCTCACAGCCTATGTCTCTGTACATCCAGTGGGTCATTATATAGACACCTATCACCATTCCGACGGTTCCGACGACTGCGTTCATCGTAAGCTGAGCGAGACCCGAGTACATGTTGGCTATGTTACAGCCGGGTATCATCCTCGAACCTATGCCCATACCCAGACCACCCACGACGGCGTTCGGGACGCGTTTCATCTTAGGCATCCTTATGTCGAACTCGCCGCTCCAGAGCGAGGCTAAGAAAGCTCCGAAGACGAGTGAGGCGACTAGGAGCATCGGTGGTGCTATAGCACCCGGGACTACGGCGTTAGACGGACCCATCGAGAGATTTTTCTGGTAGAACGCCGCTATGTATCCGAAAGGTCCTGTGAACGAGACATTCTGGAGGTCGACTACCGGGTTGAGTATGAGTGCTAGCCAGCCGACCTCGGGTCCTGTCATCGCTATGTACGCACCCGAGTAGCCGTCTATCGTGTTCATGTAGGCGAACCACGGTATGCTCACGAATCCGATTCCGATTCCCGCCGTCTTGGCACTCCACGGGTCTTTCATCCTCTGTGCGAAGCTCTTGTCGGAGTCGAAGAAGCCAGAGACGTACGACTTAGTTCCCTGACTGAAACTGTTCCATCCCGCGGCGAAGACTCCCATGTTAGCCTGTGCCGACTCAGCACCCGAGATGCCCGCTCCCGAGTCGGCGACTTTTCTTCCGACTAAGACGACGTAAGCCACGACGATCGCTCCGGCTCCTATCACTCCCATGACTATCGGCGGAAGTCCCATCTCGAAGAGTGAGAATCCCTCCGCGAACGTGAGTGATGACTTGATAGGCGAGAGAGTCGGGAACAGAACGCTGTAAACTATGTATCCGACACCCATGAAGACGAGTGTTATCCAGAACTGGACGTATCCCTCTCCTGCACGGTAGAGTGTTCCGCTCGCACATCCCCCGGCATATGTCATCGAGACGCCGAAGATTATGCCTCCTATGATGCCGAAGAGCGATATCGACGAAGTCCACCAGTTCGCGCCTCCCATAACCGTGGCGACACCTGCCCAGAGGAGCATAGTGACGCCTATCGCCGAGACGACTCCCTTGGTGACACGTGAGTCCTTGAAGGCGATGAAGTCTCTCAGGGCGTGTACGAAACAGAACCTCCCCTTCTGCATGAACACCCCGATAGCTGTTCCGACGACTACCGAAAGTACGAGTCCCCCTAATCCTATTGCCATTTTTTCCTGTGTTATAAGATGAATAAGCTGGGTTGTCTGTGAACTGTACGTCAGAGCCTATCTACGCCATCGTGACGTAGAGGTGGAACGTGCCGTCGTTGTCCCAGTACTTGACATCGCCGTCGTCACCGACTACTTCGGGAACGTTCTCGACCGAGTCGACGTGGTCGGTTACCTCGACGAATGTCTCTCCCGGCGACAGCTTCTTCATAGCCTTCTTCGCCTCAAGCTGGGGATACGGACATACCTCTCCTGTTACGTCTATCTCCATGTCTGCGTCTATCTCGTCTGCCTCATCCTTGGTAATCTCTGTCGGAGACATACTGTACTCTTACCGAGAACTGTACATAAAACTTTCTTCGACGTATTAGCTACGACATTTGTCAAGTAAAATTCGAAAATGTGGGTAAATTACACGTAAATTTGGGGCATATGCCCGAAAGACTTTAAGTTAGTGCCTTTCGGAGTTACTGTAGGAGCGGTGACGTAAGAAGCTAACGGAAAGTATGCACACGAGACGTAGATTCCTCGGCTTGGTCGGGGGAACAGCTCTGACAGCTTCGGTGGCTGGATGTACAGGAGGATCGGAAGCCGAGATAGAGCCCGAGACGGTGTCTCTGACGGCGTCGGACGGTGTTGGTATAGAGGCTACCTACTACGCTTCCGACGAAGAGACTCCGCCGGCTGTCGTACTTGCTCACCAGCTCGGCGGCGACAGGAGTCAGTGGGGAGACTTCCCGAGACTCCTCGCTCACGAAGGCTTCAGCGTAGTCTCTGTCGACCTGAGAGGACACGGCGAGAGCGAGGGTGACTGGCAGAGCTTCGAGGAGGCTGACTTCAGAGGCATGGTCAACGACGTCGCGGCGGCGGAGTCTTATCTCTTCGAGAGGGGAGCCGACGACTCCCGAACCGGAATGGCGGGTGCTAGCATAGGTGCCAACACGGTTCTCGACTACGTCTCTGAGGGCGACCCCGACGCACTCCTCCTCCTGTCACCCGCGAAGTCGTACAGGGGGATAGATGTCGTTGAGGAGGCTGAGACATACGACAAGCCGGCACTCGTGGGATACTTCTCGGAGGACAGATCCGAAGCCGCGAGAAACGAGGCGGGAAGCATCGGCGAGTCTCTGGGAGCGAAGGTCGAGGAGTACGAAGGAGAGGGACACGGCGTCGACGCACTTGACATAGAGGGAAAGCCTCAGGAGTACGTCGACTGGCTCTCGTCGAACTTGAGCTTAGACGACTAAGACCACCACGGCGGTGAGTATCACGACTCCGAGTATGTCACAGACGTTGGTCACAACGGGTATTACGACGTCGTCGGGGTCGACACCCGTGACGTAAGCGAGGTATGTCGCCACGAGACTCACCACTACTACAACCGACGCGAGTACGGTTCCGCTCACCACAGAGACCGTGAGGACTGTTGCGAGGCTCAGACTTCCGCCTATGACTGTTATGCTCAGACCGTACGTAGAGAAGCCGAGGAGAACGAAGACAGTCAGGGCTAGCCCGAAGACAGCGACTATGTTCGACGCCACAGCCGGATCACGTGGGTCGAGCCTCATGGTTCCGAGATGGAGACTTGTCGAGAGACGTGACGACAGCATAGAGCCGAGGTTTCCCCCCATGCCTATCATGACGGGAACTAAGACGAGTAGCGAAGGGTTCTGTAGGTAAGACCTCCGGAGACCTTTGAGTATCACCCCCGAGCCCATTTCGAGAGCCGACAGGACGACGAGGAGCGGAAAAGTAGAGCCCACTAGCCTTCGGACGTCCCACGACGAGGACACCGACATCAGAGTAAGCCCCCATCTACTACGAGAACTCCAACATAGAGGTAGACGACTCCAAATACGTCTCCCGAGGTCGTGACTATAGGACCTATGAGGAGGTCGGGATCGAGACCGCGTCTGTATCCCGCGAAGAGTACGACCAGGAGGAAAAACGTGAGTGTGACTGCACTCAGAACCGCAGCCACGACGGATATACCTATCAGACTCGGAAGCGGAGCGGGCTGTCTTCCGAGGAGAGGCAGGAGTAGCCACGACGCGAGTCCTATCAGAACAGAGATCGATACTCCGTTTACGACCGAAGCCGTGACGGCGTTCGCGAGTCTCTCGTCGTACTCGAACCTCGGCTCTACGAGACCCTGGTGTAGACCCGTCGAGATCCGAGCCCCGAGCGAGCCGTATACGTTGCCTCTCGTAGCGAGCATTGCGGGAACCATCACGAGAAGACCCGGCACCGACTCCATCGCCGACCTCATTGCGTTTCCGCCGAGAAATACACCCGCGA
The window above is part of the Candidatus Afararchaeum irisae genome. Proteins encoded here:
- a CDS encoding transposase, with translation MVQTLQQNLRGLSADEYEVLRSMSHLSKNLYNKTLYEVRQYYFDNGEYLNYYDAYDQLKTNWNYEVLPSQVAQQTMKQVDRGFKSFFKLVEKQRENKYDADVSPPSYLPKDGFYTLEFPSQSFQVKDDHIRLGIPYSYRDEFDCDLTEIKIPFTYEDVQEANVKRVQILPRADAQYFEYRVLYEQDVEEIETVEGSWLGIDLGVDNLATCVDHRGRSFIVDGRHLKSQNRWFNKRIAHYQSIKDKQGIDGTTQRIEKLHQQRRYAINDYLNKAVRLITDYCIEHHIDTVYVGDGKGWKQNVNLGDKTNQNFVQIPFDKLKQKLKHKLEARGITFELVPESHTSKCSFYDEEPVEHHEEYVGERVTRGLFEASDGTRYNADVNGAVNMARKATGKPNSELFSSEEGVERAVDAPQRISLSDLEQSWTLKETSLEAPPLTSEPTRASE
- a CDS encoding PQQ-binding-like beta-propeller repeat protein — protein: MSDRTQRTRRWFLKATSVGIAGIAGCMGGGGDGDGTNDSQPQNQTDTNQNETQPVENVTDTDQNETETQTQEAENESETDDAAQEAPAVEDRWLSFQKNSSNSGYNPATQIPPKFPERDWSFSIGSEVTGTPVVDDSVLYIGGTDGTVYAYNATIGNQRWSVSLGDEIRASPAVSQDGSTV
- a CDS encoding PQQ-binding-like beta-propeller repeat protein gives rise to the protein LGDEIRASPAVSQDGSTVYAGTVGGDLYAIDSSNGTPEWEFSTRDEIHTAPAVYDGTVYIGSTDGRVYAVDAESGEEAWNSNQQYAVRVSPAVDESGVYTASDIGQVISFTMDGSMRWGKSYEIEAAPTLGDDSLYVGSTDGSLYSLSKNDGSENWSFETGDKILTSPALAEGVVYFGSLDGSLYAVDAESGEEVWSFSAGSEIRSSPAVTAETVCFGSSNGNIYAVSRDDASEVWSLKTRYGTRSSPAVVGERVFLGNQNGNLFSITGSF
- a CDS encoding YeeE/YedE family protein, whose amino-acid sequence is MAIGLGGLVLSVVVGTAIGVFMQKGRFCFVHALRDFIAFKDSRVTKGVVSAIGVTMLLWAGVATVMGGANWWTSSISLFGIIGGIIFGVSMTYAGGCASGTLYRAGEGYVQFWITLVFMGVGYIVYSVLFPTLSPIKSSLTFAEGFSLFEMGLPPIVMGVIGAGAIVVAYVVLVGRKVADSGAGISGAESAQANMGVFAAGWNSFSQGTKSYVSGFFDSDKSFAQRMKDPWSAKTAGIGIGFVSIPWFAYMNTIDGYSGAYIAMTGPEVGWLALILNPVVDLQNVSFTGPFGYIAAFYQKNLSMGPSNAVVPGAIAPPMLLVASLVFGAFLASLWSGEFDIRMPKMKRVPNAVVGGLGMGIGSRMIPGCNIANMYSGLAQLTMNAVVGTVGMVIGVYIMTHWMYRDIGCEL
- a CDS encoding sulfurtransferase TusA family protein, with amino-acid sequence MSPTEITKDEADEIDADMEIDVTGEVCPYPQLEAKKAMKKLSPGETFVEVTDHVDSVENVPEVVGDDGDVKYWDNDGTFHLYVTMA
- a CDS encoding alpha/beta fold hydrolase: MHTRRRFLGLVGGTALTASVAGCTGGSEAEIEPETVSLTASDGVGIEATYYASDEETPPAVVLAHQLGGDRSQWGDFPRLLAHEGFSVVSVDLRGHGESEGDWQSFEEADFRGMVNDVAAAESYLFERGADDSRTGMAGASIGANTVLDYVSEGDPDALLLLSPAKSYRGIDVVEEAETYDKPALVGYFSEDRSEAARNEAGSIGESLGAKVEEYEGEGHGVDALDIEGKPQEYVDWLSSNLSLDD
- a CDS encoding magnesium transporter; protein product: MSVSSSWDVRRLVGSTFPLLVVLSALEMGSGVILKGLRRSYLQNPSLLVLVPVMIGMGGNLGSMLSSRLSTSLHLGTMRLDPRDPAVASNIVAVFGLALTVFVLLGFSTYGLSITVIGGSLSLATVLTVSVVSGTVLASVVVVVSLVATYLAYVTGVDPDDVVIPVVTNVCDILGVVILTAVVVLVV
- a CDS encoding magnesium transporter codes for the protein MDQTRGTVLERSAEIYRDAVPVLLVSLVGGLFAGVFLGGNAMRSAMESVPGLLVMVPAMLATRGNVYGSLGARISTGLHQGLVEPRFEYDERLANAVTASVVNGVSISVLIGLASWLLLPLLGRQPAPLPSLIGISVVAAVLSAVTLTFFLLVVLFAGYRRGLDPDLLIGPIVTTSGDVFGVVYLYVGVLVVDGGLL